In the genome of Segnochrobactrum spirostomi, the window GCCGCCGAGATGATCGAGGACGGCCGCCTCGCCAAGCACGTCGCCGACCGCTATGCGGGCTGGGACGGCGCCGAGGGCAAGGCGATCCTCGCCGGCGAGCGCTCGCTCGACGACCTCGCCGCCTATGTCGAGACGAACGGCGTGAACCCGCAGCCGCGCTCGGGCCGCCAGGAATATCTCGAGACGCTCCTCAACGACTATCAGTGAGGCGCAAACGCAGACGGCCGGGTCGCCCCGGCCGTCTCGTGACGAATTGAGCCCGCCGCTCGGGCGAAGAGCGGCGGGCTCGCGTGAACCCTCCGGCGGCTCTGGGGGGAGTCAGGCGGCGAAGTGGCCTGCCGCCGGGAGGGGACGCGCATGCCCTTCCGCCGCGATGACGAAGCGGGCGAGGCATTGGCTGCGGTGGCGCTCGGAAACCTTGCGCCAAGCGTCTTCCGCGTCGCGGCGCGTGCGGAAGGGACCGAACAGGCTCTCGGAGCCCGGGATGAGATCGGCGAAGGACATGTCGCGGTACTTGCCGCCGACGACCCAGAAGCGATCGTGATGCATGGTCTTATCCTCAAGTCTCGATGACGGAGCGGCGATCGGGTCTCGGCTTTCCTTTCGAGGGGAGACGCCGATCGCGGGAACGAAGGCCGTGGGCGCGGTTCTGAAACCGGCGCCGGACGTCACTCCGCCGCTACCGCCGGGATCGTGAACTGATCGGTCTCGGTGGAGGCCTTCATCGCCGTGGTGGACGACTGGCCGCCGGTGATCGCGAGCGACACCTGATCGAAGTAGCCGGTTCCGACCTCGCGCTGGTGGCGCGTGGCGGTGTAGCCCGCCGCCTCCGCCGCGAACTCCGCCTGCTGGAGCTCGCTGTAGGCGGCCATGCCGTGATCCCGATAGCCCGAGGCGAGCTCGAACATGCCGTGGTTGAGGCTGTGGAAGCCCGCCAGCGTGACGAACTGGAACTTGTAGCCCATGGCCCCGAGCTCCCGCTGGAAGCGGGCGATGGTGTCGGGATCGAGCTTGGCGCGCCAGTTGAACGAGGGCGAGCAATTGTAGGCGAGCAGCTTGCCGGGATGGCGCTTGTGCACCGCCTCGGCGAACTTGCGCGCATCCTCGAGATCCGGGTGAGAGGTCTCCCACCAGAGCAGATCCGCGTACGGCGCGTAGGCGAGGCCGCGGGCGATGCAGTGATCGAGGCCCGTGCCCTCCTTCAGGCGGAAGAAGCCTTCCGGCGTCCGCTCGCTCGATTCGATGAACGGACGATCCCGCTCGTCGATGTCGGAGGTGATGAGGCGGGCGCTCTCGGCATCCGTCCGGGCGACGATCAGCGTCGGCACACCCATCACGTCGGCGGCGAGGCGCGCGGCGTTGAGGTTGCGGACATGGGCCGAGGTCGAAATCAGGACCTTGCCGCCGAGATGGCCGCACTTCTTCTCCGAGGCGAGTTGGTCCTCGAAGTGGACGCCCGCAGCGCCGGCCTCAATGAACGCCTTCATGATCTCGAAGGCGTTGAGCGGGCCGCCGAAGCCGGCCTCCGCATCGGCGACGATCGGCAGGAACCAATCGCGCGAGACCTTGCCCTCGGCGTGCTCGATCTGATCGGCGCGCTGCAGGGTGCGGTTGATGCGGCGGCAGAGCTCGGGGGCGGAGTTCGCCGGGTAGAGGCTCTGATCCGGATACATGGCGCCGGCGACGTTGGCGTCGGCGGCGACCTGCCAGCCCGAGAGATAGATCGCCTGGAGCCCGGCGCGGGCCATCTGCATCGCCTGGTTGCCGGTGACGGCGCCGAGGGCGTTGACGTAGTCGAGCTCGTGCAGGGCCTTCCAGAGACGGTTGGCGCCGCGCTCGGCGAGCGTCATCTGCGGCACCACGCTGCCGCGGAGCCGCTCGACATCGGCTACCGCATAAGGCCGCTCGATGCCGGCGAAGCGGCCGGCCGGGGTGCCGGGAACGAGGGATTCGAAGCTGCGCATAATCTGGTCCTCCGGGACGCACGCTTTGACAAACGTCGTGAGTCTTGTAACGGACGGCCTTGCCGGCCGCGCAGAGACCTAACGATTTTCCGGCTTGAAAGGGAATAGCGAACAATGCCACTTAGTATGAGTGTGTCGTTGTCACACTTGTAACGATGTAAATCTTGTAAATTTCACCGACTTTGACAAGCGCTCCGAAGGCCCGCCATGGCGATGGAAACGACGGCAAAGAAGCTCTTCATCGGCCCCCGCCTGCGGCGGTTGCGCCAGGAGCTCGGGCTGACCCAGAGCCGCATGGCCGAGGAACTCGGCGTCTCGGCGAGCTACCTCAACCTGATCGAGCGCAACCAGCGTCCCGTCACCGCGCAGTTCCTGTTGCGTTTGACCGAAGTCTACGAGATCGACCTGCGGGCGCTGGCCGGCGAGGCCGATCAGCAGGCCGTCATCGACCTCGCCGAAGTGCTCGCCGATCCCCTGTTCCGCGACCTCACCGTGCCGCACCACGAGATCGTCGAGGTCGCAGGCTCGGCGCCGGGGGTGAGCGACGCGGTCGCCCGGCTCTACCGCGCGTTCCTCGATTCGAAGCGGCGCGAGGAGAGCGCCACCGCGCGGATGCCCGACCGCAACGATCCGCTGCCGTCGGCCGACGACGCGGTCGAGATCGTGCGCGACTTCGTCCAGGACCAGCGCAACCATTTCCCGGCCCTCGAAGACGCCGCGGAGGCGCTGAACGGCACGCTCGGCGCGCTCAACGCCGATCTCTTCGGCGCCATCCGCGAGCGGCTTCGGGAGAAGCACGGCATCACCGTGCGCATCATCCCGGTCGACGTGATGGCGACGGCGCTGCGCCGCTACGACCGCCACCGTCGTCAACTCCTCGTCTCCGAAATGCTCGAGGGCCCGGCCCGGGTGTTCTCCGCCGCCTATCAGCTCGCGATGATGGAGATGGGGCCGCAGATGGACGCGATCGTCGGCAAGGCCGCGATCGGCTCGATGGCGACGAAGCGGCTCTTGAAGGTCAACCTGACGAACTATGCCGCCGCCGCCATCATGATGCCCTACGGGCCGTTCCTCGCAGCCGCCGAAAATCTCGGCTACGACATCCAGGTGCTCGCCGCCCGCTTCGGTGCGAGCTTCGAGCAGGTCTGCCACCGCCTCACGACCCTGTCGCGGCCGACCGCCCGCGGCGTCCCCTTCTTCATGATCCGGGTCGATCAGGCCGGCAACGTCTCGAAGCGCTTCGCGGCGGCGAACTTCCCCTTCTCGCGCTATGGCGGCAGTTGCCCGCTGTGGGAACTGCACGCGACCTTCAAGATCCCCGGCCGCGTCTTCACCCAGATCGTCGAGATGCCAGACGGTGCGCGCTATTTCACCCTGTCGCGGGCGGTGAGCCGGGTCGTCTCCTCGTGGGCGAAGGCAGAGCCGGAGGTCGCGATCGGCCTCGGCTGCGACCTGAAGCACGCGAGCCGCCTCGTCTATGCCCGCGGGCTCGATCTGGCGCAGCCGAACGCCACGCCGATCGGCATCAATTGCCGGCTCTGCGAGCGTCCCGACTGCACCCAGCGTGCCCATCCACCGTTCTCGAAGACGCTGATCGTCGAGGAGCACATGCGCGGCCTGACCCCGTTCCGCTTTGAATAGCCGTCAAAAAGTCTTCGATGGGTCCGAAGGGAGGATTCGGGCTGAGCAAAGCGGAGTCGGAAATGGCGGGAGACAGTCGGGTGTGCGCCGAGGCGCGGCTTGGTCGCGGGCTGATGTCGGCCCTCTTCGCGGTCGCGATCGTCGCCACGTCGCCGGCCGTCGCCCAATCCCCGCCGCAGCCGGCTCTGGCCCAATCCTCGACCCAATCTCCGGCGCCGCCGCCCGCCGACGCGCCGGCCGACGGGCTCGAAGTCGGCTCCCTCGTCCTCACGCCCTGTGTCGGCAGCGCCGGCGACGCCTATTGCGGAACCCTCCCCCGTCCGCTCGATCCGTCCGGCACGCGGCCGGGGACCATCAAGGTCGGCTTCGAGTTCTACCCGGCCGCCGTCGACGATCCCGCCGGCACCATCGTTGCCCAGGAGGGCGGCCCGGGCTTCTCCACCACGGGCACGCGCACCGGCTTCCTCCACCTCTTCGGCACGCTCCGCGACCGCCACAACATTCTCCTCGTCGACAAGCGCGGAACCGGCCTGTCGCAGCCGATCGATTGCCCGGATCTCCAGAAGGACCCGGATCTCGCGCCCGAGGCGGTCGGCGCCTGCGGCGCGGCGCTCGGGGATCATGCCTGGGATTACGGCACCGCGCTCGCGGCCGACGACCTCGCCGCGGTGATCGAGGCCCTCGAGGTCGGACCGGTCGCCTATTACGGCGATTCCTACGGCACCTATTTCGGCGCCGTGTTCGCCGCCCGGCATCCGACCCTGCTGCGCACCCTGGTGCTCGACAGCGCCTATCCCCCGTTCGGGCCGGACCCCTGGTATGCGACCGAATGGGCCGCGGGGCGCGACGGTTTCGATCTCGTCTGCGCCCGCTCGCCGAGCTGCACCGCCCTCGGCGGCCGCTCGACGCGGCGGCTCGCCGATCTCCTCGACGCCGTGCGCAAGACGCCGCTGTCGGGAACCGCGCCGGACGGCGACGGCACGATGCACGACGTGACGCTCGACGCCCCGACCCTCTTCATGGTCATGAACGCCGCCGGCAGCGACCCCGTGGTCTACCGTGAGCTCGACGCCGCCGCCCGCGCTTGGCTCGTGCACCAGGACGGCGCGCCGCTCCTGCGCCTCACCGCGGAAGCCCGCGACATGTCGAGCCCCGGCGGCGTGCCGGTCGACTTCTCCTCGGGCCTCTATGCCGCGATCGTCTGCACCGATTATCGCCAGTTGTTCGATCTGCGCCTGAGCCCCGCCGAGAGGCGCGCCGCGCTCGAGCGGGCGGTCGCCGACAAGCAGGCACGCCATCCCGATATCTACGCCCCCTTCACCATCGACGAGGTGCGCAACTCGCCCCGCAACGTCGAACGCCTCGATCTCTGCCTCGATTGGCCGGCTCCGCCCGACGGCCGCACGCCGGGCGCACCTTTGCCCGCGGCGACCACCTTCCCGTCGGTGCCGACGCTGGTGCTCGCCGGCGACCTCGACAACACGACGGCGCCCGACGAAGGCTTCGCCGCCGCCCGCCTCTTCCCCGACCCCTATTTCGTGCTGCTGCGCAACACGAGCCACGTGGCGGCCATGACGACGGAGGCCGTCCTGGTGCCGCCGGTCGGTTCGGACGCCGCCGGCTGCGCCGGCCCGATGACGGCCGCTTTCGTCGGCGACGGCGGCCGGCCGCCCTCGGTGCGCTGCGCGGCCGAGATCCGCCCGATCCGCACCGTGCCGGCCTTCGCGCGCACGGTGGCGGAGGTCGCTCCGGCGTCCCCGGCCCCCGCCTCGCTCGATGCGCCGCGCGAGGCGGACCTCCGCCTCGCCGCGGCGGCGGCAGAGACGGCCGGCGACGTGCTCGCCCGCTATTTCGTCAACAGCACGGAAAAGGGTGTCGGCCTGCGCGGCGGCCATTTCAGCCTCGGGCCCGACGGCGAAGGCTACCGCTTCACCCTCGACGGCGTGCGCTGGACGCAAGACCTCGCGGTGAGCGGCACCATCGACTGGAACCAGGTGACGGGCGAGATCGACGCCGACCTCGACGTCGCCCAAGACGGCGGTCCGGAGGGTCATCTGACGCTGCACTGGAACGACCGGCGCACCAACGCCCAGATGACGATCGACGGCCAACTCGACGACCGCGACATCGACGCCGTCCGCC includes:
- a CDS encoding DUF4170 domain-containing protein; its protein translation is MHHDRFWVVGGKYRDMSFADLIPGSESLFGPFRTRRDAEDAWRKVSERHRSQCLARFVIAAEGHARPLPAAGHFAA
- the aceA gene encoding isocitrate lyase, producing MRSFESLVPGTPAGRFAGIERPYAVADVERLRGSVVPQMTLAERGANRLWKALHELDYVNALGAVTGNQAMQMARAGLQAIYLSGWQVAADANVAGAMYPDQSLYPANSAPELCRRINRTLQRADQIEHAEGKVSRDWFLPIVADAEAGFGGPLNAFEIMKAFIEAGAAGVHFEDQLASEKKCGHLGGKVLISTSAHVRNLNAARLAADVMGVPTLIVARTDAESARLITSDIDERDRPFIESSERTPEGFFRLKEGTGLDHCIARGLAYAPYADLLWWETSHPDLEDARKFAEAVHKRHPGKLLAYNCSPSFNWRAKLDPDTIARFQRELGAMGYKFQFVTLAGFHSLNHGMFELASGYRDHGMAAYSELQQAEFAAEAAGYTATRHQREVGTGYFDQVSLAITGGQSSTTAMKASTETDQFTIPAVAAE
- a CDS encoding helix-turn-helix domain-containing protein, with amino-acid sequence MAMETTAKKLFIGPRLRRLRQELGLTQSRMAEELGVSASYLNLIERNQRPVTAQFLLRLTEVYEIDLRALAGEADQQAVIDLAEVLADPLFRDLTVPHHEIVEVAGSAPGVSDAVARLYRAFLDSKRREESATARMPDRNDPLPSADDAVEIVRDFVQDQRNHFPALEDAAEALNGTLGALNADLFGAIRERLREKHGITVRIIPVDVMATALRRYDRHRRQLLVSEMLEGPARVFSAAYQLAMMEMGPQMDAIVGKAAIGSMATKRLLKVNLTNYAAAAIMMPYGPFLAAAENLGYDIQVLAARFGASFEQVCHRLTTLSRPTARGVPFFMIRVDQAGNVSKRFAAANFPFSRYGGSCPLWELHATFKIPGRVFTQIVEMPDGARYFTLSRAVSRVVSSWAKAEPEVAIGLGCDLKHASRLVYARGLDLAQPNATPIGINCRLCERPDCTQRAHPPFSKTLIVEEHMRGLTPFRFE
- a CDS encoding alpha/beta hydrolase, whose product is MAGDSRVCAEARLGRGLMSALFAVAIVATSPAVAQSPPQPALAQSSTQSPAPPPADAPADGLEVGSLVLTPCVGSAGDAYCGTLPRPLDPSGTRPGTIKVGFEFYPAAVDDPAGTIVAQEGGPGFSTTGTRTGFLHLFGTLRDRHNILLVDKRGTGLSQPIDCPDLQKDPDLAPEAVGACGAALGDHAWDYGTALAADDLAAVIEALEVGPVAYYGDSYGTYFGAVFAARHPTLLRTLVLDSAYPPFGPDPWYATEWAAGRDGFDLVCARSPSCTALGGRSTRRLADLLDAVRKTPLSGTAPDGDGTMHDVTLDAPTLFMVMNAAGSDPVVYRELDAAARAWLVHQDGAPLLRLTAEARDMSSPGGVPVDFSSGLYAAIVCTDYRQLFDLRLSPAERRAALERAVADKQARHPDIYAPFTIDEVRNSPRNVERLDLCLDWPAPPDGRTPGAPLPAATTFPSVPTLVLAGDLDNTTAPDEGFAAARLFPDPYFVLLRNTSHVAAMTTEAVLVPPVGSDAAGCAGPMTAAFVGDGGRPPSVRCAAEIRPIRTVPAFARTVAEVAPASPAPASLDAPREADLRLAAAAAETAGDVLARYFVNSTEKGVGLRGGHFSLGPDGEGYRFTLDGVRWTQDLAVSGTIDWNQVTGEIDADLDVAQDGGPEGHLTLHWNDRRTNAQMTIDGQLDDRDIDAVRLAP